A stretch of the Malus domestica chromosome 08, GDT2T_hap1 genome encodes the following:
- the LOC103440720 gene encoding transmembrane 9 superfamily member 8-like isoform X1: MAARKSQAVLAISAIFLLLVHGAHSFYLAGVTPQDFLKGYRLKVKVNTLTSTKTQLPYSYYSLPYCQPERIIDSIENLGEVLRGDRIKNSPYVFRMREPQMCNIVCRITPNAKIVKEFKEKIDDEYRVNMILDNLPLVVPIQRLYQKARTVYRLGFHVGLKGHYAGSKEEKYFIHNHLAFTVKYHKDLQTGTSRIVGFEVKPFSVKHEYEGKWNDPKTRLTTCDPHSKHSVLNSNSPQEVAEKQEIVFTYDVEFQESDVKWASRWDAYLRMSDDQIHWFSIVKSLVNVLFLSCVVAMIMLRTLYRDISKYNELGTQEEAQEETGWKLVHGDVFRAPINSELLCVYVGTGVQLFGMILVTMIFAVLGFLSPSNRGGLMTTMLLLFVFMGLFAGYASVRLYKTFQGTEWMKIAYGTAVMFPATVSAIFIALNTLIWGQNSSGAVPFGTMLTLVYLWLGISVPLVFVGGYVGFRKPALEDPVKTNKVPREIPEQTWYKNPVFSILIGGILPFGAVFNELFFILTSIWLNQFYYIFGFLFLVFIILIITCAEITIVLCYFQLCSEDYLWWWRSYLTSGSSALYLFLYATFYFFTRLEITKLVSVLLYFGYMLIASYAFFIVTGTIGFYACFWFTRLIYSS; encoded by the exons ATGGCAGCTCGTAAATCCCAGGCAGTCCTGGCGATCTCTGCGATCTTCTTACTCTTAGTCCATGGCGCCCACTCCTTCTACCTCGCCGGCGTCACTCCGCAGGACTTCTTGAAG GGATATCGTTTGAAGGTTAAAGTGAACACGCTGACTTCTACAAAGACTCAGCTTCCTTACTCCTATTACTCTCTCCCTTACTGCCAGCCTGAGAGAATCATCGACAGTATAGAGAATCTTGGGGAAGTGCTCCGTGGTGACCGGATCAAGAACTCCCCCTATGTG TTTAGAATGCGGGAGCCTCAGATGTGCAACATTGTCTGCCGGATAACACCTAATGCCAAAATTGTAAAGGAGTTTAAGGAGAAAATAGATGACGAGTATCGAGTGAACat GATACTTGATAATCTACCTCTAGTTGTTCCCATTCAAAGGCTATATCAAAAAGCTCGTACTGTTTATCGGCTTGGGTTCCATGTTGGGCTCAAAGGCCATTATGCTGGG agcaaagaagagaaatacTTCATCCACAACCATCTGGCATTTACTGTGAAGTACCATAAAGATCTGCAAACTGGAACGTCAAGAATTGTGGGATTTGAGGTTAAACCATTCAG TGTTAAACATGAATATGAAGGGAAATGGAATGATCCAAAGACTCGTTTAACTACCTGTGACCCCCATTCGAAACATTCTGTTTTGAATTCTAACTCTCCTCAAGAGGTTGCCGAAAAGCAAGAAATCGTATTTACCTATGATGTTGAATTCCAG GAGAGTGATGTGAAGTGGGCTTCTAGATGGGATGCTTATCTACGGATGAGTGACGACCAAATCCATTGGTTTTCAATTGTCAAATCATTAGTTAATGTCCTCTTCCTTTCGTGTGTAGTAGCGATGATTATGCTAAGAACACTCTACCGTGATATCTCCAAGTATAATGAACTCGGGACCCAGGAAGAAGCGCAAGAAGAAACAGGATGGAAACTTGTCCACGGGGATGTCTTCAGGGCTCCAATTAACTCTGAATTGCTTTGTGTATATGTTGGAACTGGTGTTCAATTGTTTGGAATGATACTGGTGACAATGATATTTGCTGTCCTTGGCTTCCTCTCCCCATCTAACCGGGGCGGTCTTATGACCACAATGCTCTTGCTCTTTGTCTTCATGGGACTTTTCGCCGGTTATGCCTCAGTTCGGTTGTACAAAACGTTTCAGGGTACAGAATGGATGAAAATCGCATACGGGACAGCAGTCATGTTCCCAGCAACTGTTTCTGCCATTTTCATTGCCTTGAACACTCTGATTTGGGGCCAGAACTCATCCGGAGCTGTGCCATTTGGCACAATGTTGACCCTGGTCTATTTATGGTTGGGAATCTCAGTCCCACTCGTATTTGTGGGAGGCTATGTTGGGTTCAGGAAGCCAGCACTTGAGGATCCAGTAAAGACAAACAAAGTCCCAAGAGAGATCCCAGAACAGACCTGGTACAAGAACCCAGTTTTCTCAATTCTAATCGGAGGGATCCTCCCATTCGGAGCAGTTTTCAACGAACTATTCTTCATCCTCACTTCGATTTGGCTGAACCAGTTCTACTACATCTTTGGTTTCCTCTTCTTggtcttcatcatcctcatcatcaCATGTGCTGAGATCACCATCGTCCTCTGCTACTTCCAGTTGTGCAGCGAGGATTACTTGTGGTGGTGGAGATCATACCTCACATCCGGCTCATCGGCTCTGTACCTCTTCCTCTACGCCACATTCTACTTCTTCACAAGGCTCGAAATCACAAAGCTGGTCTCGGTCCTCTTATACTTCGGGTACATGCTCATTGCTTCTTATGCATTCTTTATTGTCACCGGAACAATCGGCTTCTACGCCTGCTTTTGGTTCACGAGGCTCATCTACTCATCGTAA
- the LOC103440720 gene encoding transmembrane 9 superfamily member 8-like isoform X2: MREPQMCNIVCRITPNAKIVKEFKEKIDDEYRVNMILDNLPLVVPIQRLYQKARTVYRLGFHVGLKGHYAGSKEEKYFIHNHLAFTVKYHKDLQTGTSRIVGFEVKPFSVKHEYEGKWNDPKTRLTTCDPHSKHSVLNSNSPQEVAEKQEIVFTYDVEFQESDVKWASRWDAYLRMSDDQIHWFSIVKSLVNVLFLSCVVAMIMLRTLYRDISKYNELGTQEEAQEETGWKLVHGDVFRAPINSELLCVYVGTGVQLFGMILVTMIFAVLGFLSPSNRGGLMTTMLLLFVFMGLFAGYASVRLYKTFQGTEWMKIAYGTAVMFPATVSAIFIALNTLIWGQNSSGAVPFGTMLTLVYLWLGISVPLVFVGGYVGFRKPALEDPVKTNKVPREIPEQTWYKNPVFSILIGGILPFGAVFNELFFILTSIWLNQFYYIFGFLFLVFIILIITCAEITIVLCYFQLCSEDYLWWWRSYLTSGSSALYLFLYATFYFFTRLEITKLVSVLLYFGYMLIASYAFFIVTGTIGFYACFWFTRLIYSS, translated from the exons ATGCGGGAGCCTCAGATGTGCAACATTGTCTGCCGGATAACACCTAATGCCAAAATTGTAAAGGAGTTTAAGGAGAAAATAGATGACGAGTATCGAGTGAACat GATACTTGATAATCTACCTCTAGTTGTTCCCATTCAAAGGCTATATCAAAAAGCTCGTACTGTTTATCGGCTTGGGTTCCATGTTGGGCTCAAAGGCCATTATGCTGGG agcaaagaagagaaatacTTCATCCACAACCATCTGGCATTTACTGTGAAGTACCATAAAGATCTGCAAACTGGAACGTCAAGAATTGTGGGATTTGAGGTTAAACCATTCAG TGTTAAACATGAATATGAAGGGAAATGGAATGATCCAAAGACTCGTTTAACTACCTGTGACCCCCATTCGAAACATTCTGTTTTGAATTCTAACTCTCCTCAAGAGGTTGCCGAAAAGCAAGAAATCGTATTTACCTATGATGTTGAATTCCAG GAGAGTGATGTGAAGTGGGCTTCTAGATGGGATGCTTATCTACGGATGAGTGACGACCAAATCCATTGGTTTTCAATTGTCAAATCATTAGTTAATGTCCTCTTCCTTTCGTGTGTAGTAGCGATGATTATGCTAAGAACACTCTACCGTGATATCTCCAAGTATAATGAACTCGGGACCCAGGAAGAAGCGCAAGAAGAAACAGGATGGAAACTTGTCCACGGGGATGTCTTCAGGGCTCCAATTAACTCTGAATTGCTTTGTGTATATGTTGGAACTGGTGTTCAATTGTTTGGAATGATACTGGTGACAATGATATTTGCTGTCCTTGGCTTCCTCTCCCCATCTAACCGGGGCGGTCTTATGACCACAATGCTCTTGCTCTTTGTCTTCATGGGACTTTTCGCCGGTTATGCCTCAGTTCGGTTGTACAAAACGTTTCAGGGTACAGAATGGATGAAAATCGCATACGGGACAGCAGTCATGTTCCCAGCAACTGTTTCTGCCATTTTCATTGCCTTGAACACTCTGATTTGGGGCCAGAACTCATCCGGAGCTGTGCCATTTGGCACAATGTTGACCCTGGTCTATTTATGGTTGGGAATCTCAGTCCCACTCGTATTTGTGGGAGGCTATGTTGGGTTCAGGAAGCCAGCACTTGAGGATCCAGTAAAGACAAACAAAGTCCCAAGAGAGATCCCAGAACAGACCTGGTACAAGAACCCAGTTTTCTCAATTCTAATCGGAGGGATCCTCCCATTCGGAGCAGTTTTCAACGAACTATTCTTCATCCTCACTTCGATTTGGCTGAACCAGTTCTACTACATCTTTGGTTTCCTCTTCTTggtcttcatcatcctcatcatcaCATGTGCTGAGATCACCATCGTCCTCTGCTACTTCCAGTTGTGCAGCGAGGATTACTTGTGGTGGTGGAGATCATACCTCACATCCGGCTCATCGGCTCTGTACCTCTTCCTCTACGCCACATTCTACTTCTTCACAAGGCTCGAAATCACAAAGCTGGTCTCGGTCCTCTTATACTTCGGGTACATGCTCATTGCTTCTTATGCATTCTTTATTGTCACCGGAACAATCGGCTTCTACGCCTGCTTTTGGTTCACGAGGCTCATCTACTCATCGTAA